DNA from Halobaculum sp. XH14:
GTCGCGCTCGCGGACCCGACGCTCGTCGGCGGCGCGGTCGCGGTCGTGGCCGCCTGGTACACCGAGGACGTGCTGTGGACCGTCGGCGCGGGGATGGCCGGGCTCCACCTCGCGCGGTTCCTGCTGTAGTCGGACGGGGGTCGGTCAGTCGGCCGACTCGTCGGAGTCGCTCGCGGCCACATCCGACGTCGGTGCCGCCGCATCGTCCGCGTCGTCCGTGCCGTCGACCTCGTCCGGCTCGTCGGCGTCGTCCGCGCCGCGGGACCACCCGCCACCCGCACCCTCAGCCCCTGCCTCGACCGCTCGCGCGCGCCGCTCCTGTGCGTCCGCGATGCGCTCGACGGCCACAACCAGCCGGTAGAGCACCCAGACGAGGCCGACGAGCAACGCCGGCAGGAACGAGAGCAGCACGTTCCCGACGACGAGGATGCCGTAGGCGAACCCGAGCAGGAGGACGAGGCCGACGAGAACCTTGACGAAATCCAGCGTGCCGTCGCGCGGGGACTCGCTCATGGGGTCCGGTGTGAAAGCGAGCCTGATAAGCGTGGGGCCCCGCCGCGTCCGGCTCACGGCGGTTCTCGGAACCCGGAACTTTACGCCCGATGCCGACTCACCGACGGCCGTGACGCCGACGCGTCGACGCCGGGCGGTGTTCGCCGCGGTCACGGCTACCGTCGTCCTCGCCTCGCTCGTCCCCCTCCCGGGCGGCGGCCCGGATCGGTTCCTCCTCGGCGTCGGGCTCGACAAGTGGGTCCACGGGGTCGGCTACGCGGCCGTCTCTGCGACGTTCGCGCGGGCCCGGACTTCGGGAGGAACGGGTGCGGCGCGGCCGAAGGCGACGGATTCGACGGTGCCGACGGGATCGGGTCCGAGGTGGCGGGTGGCGCTGGCGGCGGTGCTCGTCGGCACCGCCGTCGGCGGGGGCGTCGAACTGCTCCAGACCGCGCTGGCGACGCGGACGGCCTCGTTCGCCGACGCCGCGGCGAACGGGGTCGGCGCCGCCTGCGGCGCGCTCGTGTGGCTCCGGTCGAGCACCCGACCGCGCCGGTGACTCCGACCGGAGTCACCGCTGGTCCCGCCACGTCTCGTAACCCAGCAGCGCCACCGCGGCACCGAAGAGCGGAAAGCCGAGCGGCAGTGACCCGCTGACGAGGAGGACGACCCCGACCAGGTAGAGCAGGTAGTGAACCACCGGGACGAGCGCGCTCGCGACGAGGAGCCACCCCGCGACGCGTCGCACGCCGGACGACCGCGTCAGGCTCGTCCCGAGGAGGAGCGACCCCGCCCCGATCACCAGGAGCCCGACGACGTGGAGGCTCCACCAGGCCGGCCTGATCTCCTGCAGGGGGGTGAGCGCGTACCACACCAGTTCCCAGACGTTCAGTCGGCCCTCGCTCCACAGGGTCACCGCCGGATAGAGCCACTGGGACATCGTCGTGACCGCGAGCTCCACGAGGAGCCCGTAGCCGACGACCGCGGTCAGACTCGCCTTCGTCCCGGTGACCAGCAGCGGCCGCCACTCGACGAACCCGGGCGGGCGGTCGACGCCGACCGACCGACCCGCGAGGACGCGGGCGAAGTAGCCCATCAGGAACGCGACCGGGAACAGCAGGTAGCTGAAGTTCAGGAGGACCGTCCCCACGACGACGGTCGTCACGAGCCTGTCGCTCGCGGCGACGTACTCGAAGCCGCCCCGGAGGTCGTCGCGGAACCCGCTCATGGTTCGGTGGCCCGGGAGAACGTCGGGAACGGGTTCGACGGCCGCGGTGAAAAGCTGACCGGCGGGGAGACGACGCACATTTAGCCGTCGCCGGCGAACGCCCGCCAATGAGCAAGCCGAGCCCCGAACCGTCCGAGCGGGGGCGGGGGATGGACGCGCACAACGAGGTGATGCGCGACATCCGGTCCGAGAAGGACGCCAGCTACGACCCCCACGAGCCGACGCGGGTGTGGCTCGACGAGGACAACACGCCCGGCGGCGTCAAGCGGTCGCTGACGATCATCCTCAACACGGGCGGCTGCCGGTGGGCCCGGGCCGGCGGCTGTACGATGTGTGGCTACGTCGCCGAATCCGTCGAGGGCGGCAGCGTCACCCACGAAGCGCTGATGGACCAGATTCAGGTCTGTCTCGACCACGAGGCCGAACACGCCGACGAGGGCGAGGGTCCCGCGCC
Protein-coding regions in this window:
- a CDS encoding VanZ family protein translates to MTPTRRRRAVFAAVTATVVLASLVPLPGGGPDRFLLGVGLDKWVHGVGYAAVSATFARARTSGGTGAARPKATDSTVPTGSGPRWRVALAAVLVGTAVGGGVELLQTALATRTASFADAAANGVGAACGALVWLRSSTRPRR